A region from the Medicago truncatula cultivar Jemalong A17 chromosome 6, MtrunA17r5.0-ANR, whole genome shotgun sequence genome encodes:
- the LOC11414479 gene encoding protein IMPAIRED IN BABA-INDUCED STERILITY 1, translating to MGCIGSKHAVAGNISPAPIVGEIVEVVPSSKGHSGLVVLDSNSKSSLHENKNSKLKKNNSKKSSGSFSFRIGFTQRYVEAEQNAAGWPPWLTASAAEAVQGWIPLKADAYQKLDKIGQGTYSSVFRAREVETGKMFALKKVRFDTFQAESIRFMAREITILRRLDHPNIMKLEGIITSRMSNSIYLVFEYMEHDLAGLVSRSDIVFTDAQIKCYMRQLLSGLEHCHVRGIMHRDIKVSNILLNNEGVLKIADFGLANSISPNNKHPLTSRVVTLWYRPPELLMGATNYGVSVDLWSVGCVFAELFLGKPILKGRTEVEQLHKIFKLCGSPPEEFWKKTKLPHATMFKPQTNYESSLRERCIDFPESTIGLLETLLSIDPSKRGTASSALISEYFNTMPFACNPSNLPKYTPSKEMDAKGHEDTSR from the exons ATGGGTTGCATTGGTTCAAAACATGCTGTGGCGGGGAATATTTCTCCGGCACCGATCGTCGGAGAAATTGTAGAGGTTGTTCCTTCTTCAAAGGGTCATTCTGGTTTGGTGGTTTTGGATTCAAATTCTAAATCATCATTACATGAAAATAAGAATAGcaagttaaagaaaaataactCAAAAAAAAGTAGTGGCTCATTCAGCTTTAGAATTGGTTTTACACAAAGATATGTTGAAGCTGAACAAAATGCTGCTGGTTGGCCTCCTTGGCTTACAGCTTCTGCAGCTGAAGCTGTTCAAGGTTGGATCCCTCTCAAAGCTGATGCTTATCAAAAGTTAGATAAG ATTGGACAAGGTACATATAGCAGTGTGTTCCGAGCGCGTGAAGTTGAAACTGGAAAAATGTTTGCTCTAAAAAAAGTGCGGTTTGACACTTTCCAAGCCGAGAGCATAAGGTTCATGGCAAGGGAAATAACAATTTTAAGGAGGCTTGACCATCCAAACATAATGAAGTTGGAAGGAATAATTACTTCTCGAATGTCAAATAGCATATACCTTGTGTTTGAATACATGGAACATGATCTTGCTGGTCTTGTATCTCGTTCTGACATTGTTTTCACCGATGCACAG ATAAAATGCTACATGAGACAACTATTAAGCGGACTTGAGCATTGTCATGTACGTGGAATCATGCATAGAGACATCAAAGTATCAAATATCTTGTTGAACAATGAAGGTGTTCTTAAGATAGCTGATTTTGGATTGGCAAACTCAATTAGTCCTAACAATAAGCACCCTTTAACAAGTCGTGTCGTAACTCTATGGTATCGTCCTCCTGAGCTCTTGATGGGAGCAACCAACTATGGAGTATCAGTCGATCTTTGGAGTGTTGGATGTGTATTTGCAGAACTTTTTCTTGGAAAGCCTATTCTTAAGGGGAGAACTGAG GTTGAACAATTacacaaaattttcaaactGTGTGGTTCTCCACCTGAGGAGTTTTGGAAAAAGACCAAGCTTCCTCATGCAACAATGTTCAAACCTCAGACTAATTACGAAAGCTCTCTTCGAGAGAGGTGCATTGATTTTCCTGAATCGACCATAGGTTTACTCGAGACTTTACTGTCTATTGATCCTAGCAAGCGTGGAACCGCCTCCTCGGCTCTAATATCTGAG TACTTCAACACAATGCCATTTGCTTGTAATCCATCAAACCTGCCAAAGTATACACCCAGCAAAGAAATGGATGCTAAAGGTCATGAAGATACATCCAGGTAA
- the LOC11407684 gene encoding uncharacterized protein: MDLLPPIGLKFPKSVIQEIIDELEFKKRQRETPLQRTTLTANKTITHVCFLATMLKIGAFEFKSQNEVNLVAHCYFEHQKFLWGMLDKSTNIKYKIEIMWQDISAIRIVDEENKPGILEIELIKKPTFYHHINSKWESSQDFTDGHAAIYRRHYLEFPPGVNFKKLLQSNKHLLELSQRPFPSLDSSFFGIPLITPPSLIYSTPPVYISQ, translated from the exons ATGGATCTCCTACCACCAATTGGATTGAAATTCCCAAAGAGTGTCATCCAagaaataattgatgaattggaGTTTAAGAAAAGACAAAGAGAGACTCCTTTGCAAAGAACTACATTAACGGCAAACAAAACAATCACACATGTATGTTTTCTTGCTACTATGCTCAAGATTGGAGCATTCGAG TTTAAGTCTCAAAATGAAGTAAACTTGGTGGCCCATTGTTACTTTGAACATCAAAAATTTCTGTGGGGGATGTTAGATAAAAGCACAAACATAAAgtacaaaattgaaataatgtGGCAAGACATTTCAGCTATTCGAATTGTTGATGAAGAAAACAAACCTGGAATTCTTGAAATTGAG TTAATAAAGAAACCCACATTCTATCACCATATTAATTCCAAGTGGGAATCATCACAAGACTTCACTGATGGTCATGCTGCCATATACAG GAGACACTATCTTGAATTTCCTCCTGGAGTAAACTTTAAGAAGCTGTTGCAATCTAATAAGCACTTATTAGAGTTGAGCCAAAGACCTTTTCCAAGTTTGGATTCTTCATTTTTTGGTATACCATTAATTACACCACCATCTCTGATATATTCAACTCCTCCAGTATATATCAGTCAATAA
- the LOC112422676 gene encoding uncharacterized protein translates to MWNEVSDAQIFVFDRAKTMLDDWNSAKFIQGASSTHQQPERIVKWVKPSPGRFKCNIDASFSEASNMVGIGMCIRDENGTFVLAKQEFFSPICEVHIGEALGLLSALDWVHNLNLGPVDFEMDAKRVVDSFNSRNCDVTEFGSIIEHCKSLCSIFYENSRVEFVRRQANEVAHNLAKAALLSASFQILVEIPYCIEHILMNEMQ, encoded by the coding sequence ATGTGGAACGAAGTGAGTGATGCgcagatttttgtttttgaccgTGCAAAGACCATGTTAGATGATTGGAATTCAGCAAAATTCATACAGGGAGCTTCATCTACCCATCAACAACCAGAGCGTATTGTGAAATGGGTGAAGCCAAGTCCAGGTCGATTTAAATGTAATATTGATGCATCTTTCTCAGAGGCTTCAAATATGGTTGGAATAGGAATGTGTATCAGAGATGAAAATGGTACATTTGTTCTGGCTAAGCAAGAATTTTTTAGTCCCATTTGTGAGGTGCACATTGGAGAAGCTTTAGGGCTCTTGTCGGCTCTAGATTGGGTGCATAATTTAAATTTAGGACCCGTGGATTTTGAGATGGATGCTAAGAGAGTGGTTGATAGTTTCAATTCCCGAAATTGCGATGTCACGGAATTTGGGAGTATAATTGAGCATTGTAAATCTCTTTGTAGTATTTTCTATGAAAACTCACGTGTCGAGTTTGTGCGGAGACAAGCAAACGAGGTTGCTCATAATTTAGCAAAAGCGGCCTTGTTATCAGCTAGTTTCCAAATATTGGTAGAAATACCATATTGTATTGAACACATTTtgatgaatgaaatgcaataa
- the LOC11408815 gene encoding purple acid phosphatase 23, with product MKICNFCMSLTIVLVMITNINMVVSKRHIPTTLDGPFKPVTRRFDSSLRRGSDDLPMTHPRLKMNVTLNFPEQIALAISSPTSMWISWITGKSQIGLNVTPLDPASIGSEVWYGKKSGKYTNVGKGDSLVYSQLYPFEGLLNYTSGIIHHVKLEGLEPGTRYYYKCGDSSIPAMSQENYFETFAKPSPKNYPARIAVIGDLGLTSNSSTTVDHLSYNDPSMILMIGDLTYANQYLTTGGKGASCFSCAFPDAPIRETYQPRWDGWGRFMQPLTSKVPMMVIEGNHEIEPQADGITFKSYLTRFAVPAEESGSKSNFFYSFDTGGIHFIMLGAYVDYNKTGAQFDWLKKDLQNVDRSVTPWLVATMHPPWYNSYASHYQEFECMRLEMEALLYQYRVDIIFNGHVHAYERMNRVYNYTLDPCGPIYITVGDGGNIEKVDVDHADEPGKCPSSGDNIPEFGGVCHSNFTFGPAKGNFCWKKQPEWSAFRESSFGHGILEVVNSTYALWTWHRNQDSYKENAVGDQIYIVRQPELCFKDSKLQDSQQSLPHSAASSHLSQDLSIIISQLIIGVLLIYGLYSHVNQIRFKD from the exons AtgaaaatatgcaatttttgcATGTCACTAACAATAGTTTTGGTGATGATCACAAACATCAATATGGTGGTGAGTAAGAGACACATTCCGACCACCCTTGATGGTCCGTTTAAACCGGTGACTCGTCGGTTTGACTCATCACTGCGAAGAGGCAGTGATGACTTGCCTATGACTCATCCAAGGCTCAAAATGAACGTTACTTTAAATTTTCCTGAACAAATCGCTCTCGCTATTTCTTCACCAACTTCTATGTGGATTTCTTGGATTACTG GGAAATCACAGATTGGTCTAAATGTGACCCCACTTGATCCTGCATCTATTGGAAGTGAGGTGTGGTATGGAAAAAAGAGTGGAAAATACACAAATGTAGGGAAAGGTGATTCACTTGTTTACTCTCAATTGTATCCATTTGAAGGACTCTTGAATTACACCTCTGGTATTATtcatcatgtcaaacttgaag GTCTTGAACCTGGAACTAGATATTACTACAAATGTGGTGATAGTTCTATTCCAGCCATGAGCCAAGAGAATTATTTCGAAACTTTCGCAAAACCTAGTCCAAAGAATTATCCTGCTAGAATTGCAGTTATTGGAGATTTAGGCCTCACAAGTAATTCTTCAACAACGGTTGATCATCTGAGTTACAACGATCCTTCAATGATTCTAATGATTGGTGATTTAACATATGCAAATCAGTATCTTACAACTGGTGGAAAGGGAGCTTCGTGCTTTTCGTGTGCGTTTCCAGATGCACCGATTAGAGAGACCTATCAACCTCGTTGGGACGGGTGGGGAAG GTTTATGCAGCCTTTGACCTCAAAAGTTCCAATGATGGTTATTGAAGGGAATCATGAGATTGAACCACAAGCTGATGGGATCACATTCAAATCATACTTGACAAGATTTGCCGTTCCTGCTGAAGAAAGTGGCTCTAAAAGTAACTTCTTCTACTCTTTTGATACTGGTGGCATACACTTTATCATGTTGGGAGCATATGTTGATTACAACAAAACCG GTGCACAATTTGATTGGTTGAAAAAAGATCTGCAAAATGTAGACCGTAGTGTAACCCCTTGGCTAGTTGCTACAATGCATCCTCCTTGGTATAACAGCTATGCTTCACATTATCAAGAATTTGAGTGCATGAGATTGGAAATGGAAGCACTTCTCTATCAATACAGAGTTGACATTATTTTCAATGGTCAT GTTCATGCTTATGAGAGGATGAATAGAGTTTATAATTACACATTGGATCCTTGTGGACCTATTTACATAACTGTTGGAGATGGTGGAAATATTGAGAAAGTAGATGTTGATCATGCAGATGAACCTGGAAAGTGTCCTTCATCTGGAGATAACATACCGGAATTTGGAGGTGTTTGTCATTCAAATTTTACCTTTGGTCCGGCTAAAGGTAACTTCTGTTGGAAGAAACAACCTGAGTGGAGTGCATTTAGAGAAAGTAGTTTTGGACACGGAATACTCGAG GTTGTGAATTCTACATATGCATTATGGACATGGCACCGAAATCAAGATAGTTACAAAGAAAATGCAGTTGGTGATCAAATATACATAGTGCGGCAGCCTGAATTGTGCTTCAAAGATTCAAAA TTACAGGACTCACAACAATCACTTCCACACTCTGCTGCTTCTAGTCACCTCTCTCAA GATTTATCTATCATCATATCACAGTTAATCATTGGAGTTCTCTTAATTTATGGTCTCTATTCTCATGTAAATCAGATTAGATTTAAGGAttaa